The following proteins are encoded in a genomic region of Thermodesulfobacteriota bacterium:
- the lpdA gene encoding dihydrolipoyl dehydrogenase, which produces MEKFDLTVIGSGPGGYVGAIRAAQLGMKVAVIERDKPGGVCLNWGCIPSKSILKCAEVYQYFNHSEEFGIQHKGLSYDFSKVIDKSRKASSTLNKGVEYLFKKNKITLFNGVGKLISKNKVGVTSDSGQVEIDTDKIMIATGSVPVTLPGLEIDGKLVMTSDEAIFHRDVPESVVVIGGGYIGAEFAYVYNSFGSKVTIVEMMDTIIPGADKEIAMELQRLFKKSGMTILTGTKFKDINKKKKTVDVILENVSDQAETKITASMVLVAVGRRPVANDAPTSLSFYKKGGDIGLSELNIELDERGFIKTDDQYMTTCDGVYAIGDIIGPPLLAHKASEEGVAAVEMMAGLDSKVHYNNIPGCVYCQPEVANIGYTEEQVQELGYEYSVGKFPFRAVGKAVGTGETDGFVKMISDKRTGEILGTHIIGHGATELIAEIGVARTLESTPLEIAITSHAHPTLSEAVMEAALAAMGRARNS; this is translated from the coding sequence ATGGAAAAATTTGACCTTACAGTAATTGGATCAGGACCTGGTGGATACGTTGGGGCAATAAGAGCCGCGCAGTTAGGAATGAAGGTAGCTGTTATAGAAAGAGATAAACCCGGCGGAGTATGTCTTAATTGGGGCTGTATTCCATCTAAGTCAATATTAAAGTGCGCAGAGGTGTACCAATATTTCAATCATTCAGAGGAGTTTGGTATACAACATAAAGGACTTTCTTATGATTTCTCTAAAGTTATAGATAAGAGTAGAAAAGCCTCATCTACACTTAATAAGGGTGTAGAGTATCTATTTAAAAAGAATAAAATAACCCTTTTTAACGGAGTAGGTAAATTAATTTCTAAAAACAAGGTTGGAGTTACAAGTGATTCTGGTCAGGTTGAAATAGACACGGATAAAATAATGATAGCTACAGGCTCTGTTCCTGTCACACTTCCTGGACTAGAAATTGACGGAAAGCTGGTAATGACTAGTGATGAGGCAATATTTCACCGTGACGTGCCAGAATCAGTTGTGGTGATTGGCGGAGGTTATATAGGGGCTGAGTTCGCATATGTTTACAATTCATTCGGCAGTAAAGTGACAATCGTTGAAATGATGGACACCATAATTCCGGGTGCTGACAAAGAAATTGCAATGGAGCTTCAGAGGCTATTTAAAAAGAGTGGTATGACTATTCTTACCGGCACAAAATTCAAAGATATCAATAAGAAAAAGAAAACTGTTGATGTAATACTTGAAAATGTTTCAGACCAAGCTGAGACCAAAATAACCGCTTCAATGGTGCTTGTTGCTGTTGGTAGAAGACCAGTTGCAAATGATGCTCCTACTTCACTTAGTTTTTACAAAAAAGGCGGAGATATAGGGCTTAGTGAATTAAATATTGAGCTTGATGAAAGAGGGTTTATAAAGACTGATGATCAATATATGACCACTTGTGACGGAGTTTATGCAATAGGGGATATTATTGGACCCCCACTCCTGGCTCATAAAGCGTCAGAGGAAGGAGTTGCAGCAGTGGAAATGATGGCAGGCCTTGATAGCAAGGTTCATTACAACAATATTCCTGGTTGTGTTTACTGTCAGCCCGAGGTTGCAAATATAGGCTATACAGAAGAGCAGGTGCAGGAGCTTGGTTACGAATATAGCGTGGGCAAATTTCCATTTAGAGCGGTTGGAAAAGCCGTTGGTACAGGCGAAACAGATGGTTTTGTAAAAATGATTTCAGATAAGAGAACAGGAGAAATACTTGGCACACATATAATTGGACATGGTGCAACAGAGCTTATAGCCGAGATAGGAGTTGCGAGAACCTTAGAATCCACTCCGCTTGAAATTGCTATAACTTCTCATGCTCACCCTACTCTCTCTGAGGCAGTAATGGAGGCAGCACTGGCCGCAATGGGCCGTGCTAGAAATTCATAA